Proteins encoded by one window of Candidatus Nezhaarchaeota archaeon:
- a CDS encoding FGGY family carbohydrate kinase — MHNGNYYLIVDAGTTAIKAFAYNDHDEIIKYVQYNVPTRFPQPGWVEQDPVKYWEIVQDGIATLCNDLGKPLAIGIASQRATTIVWDKVSKEPLYNMITWQDARCTDLAEQLSREPIIRMGRVLGRLTEKITKFLPILERHDIIKYLISIANAGLKSNQPALHLRWLIDNVPDISRAIANKETVFGTLDSWLLWNLIHKHVTDYTNASATGLFDPFRLRWSEMVLKVLGLPRHIVPTLIDNSGILGTADVAMGAPVTAVIADQQSSLFSVGGAKAGTAKMTSGTGTFIDVNVGEDPRPAVMGVYPMVAIKVGGTVRYLVEGIVPATGSVIDWLLEVGLIEDVEVAGKVAEGTETSFGVTFIPSLAGLGTPYWVQDALGCIFGLSRGVRREHLIKATFEGLAFMLAETLKAVEKVAKTPISHVMADGNASKHDALLQLTSDFSGKVVVRVRNLEGSSRGAFLLARSSIKGLSVESCWIQPEVERVFKPREGKRVNLDRLQRALSTCIEISKSR; from the coding sequence TTGCATAATGGCAATTACTACTTAATTGTAGATGCCGGGACTACGGCAATAAAGGCGTTTGCTTACAATGATCACGATGAGATCATAAAGTACGTGCAGTATAACGTCCCAACGCGCTTTCCTCAACCTGGATGGGTTGAGCAAGATCCCGTAAAGTACTGGGAGATAGTTCAGGACGGTATAGCGACTTTGTGCAATGATCTTGGAAAGCCACTAGCCATCGGCATAGCTAGCCAGAGAGCCACCACAATAGTTTGGGACAAAGTTTCTAAAGAGCCACTTTACAACATGATTACATGGCAGGATGCTCGGTGCACTGACTTAGCAGAACAACTTTCTCGCGAGCCCATCATTAGGATGGGGAGAGTGCTTGGGCGACTAACTGAGAAGATCACTAAGTTCTTACCTATTCTTGAGAGGCACGACATAATCAAGTACCTGATATCAATAGCTAACGCTGGCCTCAAAAGTAACCAGCCAGCCCTACACTTACGCTGGCTCATTGATAATGTACCTGATATCTCTCGAGCAATTGCCAACAAAGAAACCGTCTTCGGGACTCTTGACTCATGGCTTCTTTGGAACTTAATTCATAAACACGTAACAGACTACACCAACGCAAGTGCCACTGGCCTATTTGATCCATTCCGCTTAAGATGGAGTGAGATGGTGCTAAAAGTACTGGGCCTTCCAAGACACATCGTACCTACACTAATTGACAACTCAGGAATCCTCGGAACAGCTGATGTTGCGATGGGGGCGCCCGTGACCGCAGTCATAGCTGATCAACAGTCGTCGTTATTCTCGGTTGGTGGAGCGAAGGCTGGAACAGCTAAGATGACTAGCGGCACTGGTACATTCATTGACGTGAACGTCGGTGAAGATCCTCGACCAGCTGTTATGGGGGTCTATCCTATGGTGGCCATAAAGGTTGGAGGTACGGTTAGGTACCTTGTAGAGGGGATAGTCCCTGCAACTGGCTCGGTAATAGACTGGTTACTGGAAGTGGGTCTAATAGAGGATGTGGAAGTAGCAGGAAAGGTTGCAGAAGGTACTGAGACGTCATTTGGAGTAACCTTCATCCCGTCATTGGCTGGCTTGGGAACGCCATATTGGGTTCAAGATGCTCTTGGATGTATCTTTGGGTTATCGAGAGGGGTACGAAGAGAGCACCTAATTAAGGCCACATTTGAAGGGCTGGCCTTCATGTTGGCAGAGACTTTAAAAGCCGTTGAGAAGGTCGCGAAAACCCCAATCAGCCACGTCATGGCTGATGGAAATGCGTCTAAACATGATGCACTTTTACAATTGACTTCCGACTTTAGTGGAAAAGTTGTGGTGAGAGTAAGGAATCTTGAGGGCTCTTCACGAGGTGCTTTCTTATTGGCAAGGAGTTCTATAAAGGGTCTAAGTGTCGAGAGTTGCTGGATTCAGCCAGAGGTAGAGAGAGTCTTTAAGCCGAGAGAAGGTAAGCGTGTTAACCTTGATAGGCTTCAAAGAGCTCTAAGCACCTGCATAGAGATTTCAAAAAGTAGATAG